AGAACATGTTTTCCAACTCTTAATTATCGGACGCAGTTATAAGTGACTCGAAATCCTTTTTAAAGTGTTTTTTACTAGCATTTATGTGGAAATAATAAAAGGTCATTACAAGATAATCATTGATAACGATTTTCTTGTAGTGAGAAAAAGGGAGAGTTATACAAATATTTCTTACAAGATACCAATATCAGATACAGTAAGGATTTTCGGAAGAAGTTTGGAAGAGTTATTGCAACTCAATGACTCAGACTTTGACCAGGTGATAGGAAAAATTATTTATGATCTTGAAGTTTACGAAGTTGAAATACTTGTTGGGAACTTGAAGATTGAAGCGTTTCCAAAAGAAGATAAATTTAGGATCATAAATCTTTCCACCTCTAAGTCAACTGAATTAACTCTGAGAGATGAAATTAAGGCAAGAGATAAAAATACATATCTTGCATTAGCAATTATGTGGATTATTGACCACGTAAAGGTTTCATTTCAAGAACTCTTTTAAAGGATTAAACTCAGCTTTTTTCCCTATTTCAGCTTTAGCATAAACGCTTTCTTCCTCATCAAGCTTTATATATCCAATCCCTCTACTTTTCCCTTGCCCTATGAAATAGCCAACGTCCCTAAGGAACAACAAGGTATTTTTCCAAAGTTCATGTTCTCCCCTAACAATTGCTTTTACTTCAACTTTGTCAGTATAAACAATTTCCTCATTGAAGAGTGATCTTTCAAGGCTAGTCTTTTTCTTCCTATCAATGCTAACGTGAGGCCTAGTATAAACTTTTGCATTTTTTATCACACTATCGGAAAAAGTAACTAAACCAGCTTTTGATTTTCCTTCACTATCCATAAAGCCGTACAGTTCCTCCATGCTCTTTGTATTACTGCTTATCATTTCGCTAACTCTTCTGAACATTCCTTTCCATGATGTTGCTGGTATAATAAATGCTTCCCCATAGCTTAAAGCATATAGTGTGTTTTCTCCCTCAACTTTTACTCCAATTCTAAAGCCATAGGGAGTTAAGAAATAAAGTCTAAATAGGTAAGTTGTCATTCTCTCACCCTGTTTAATAAGTCAAACAAATCTTCAATCTTCAAGATGAAGTTTAATCCAGCTGGCCTTAAATCAACATTTA
The nucleotide sequence above comes from Sulfurisphaera javensis. Encoded proteins:
- a CDS encoding RAMP superfamily CRISPR-associated protein, producing the protein MTTYLFRLYFLTPYGFRIGVKVEGENTLYALSYGEAFIIPATSWKGMFRRVSEMISSNTKSMEELYGFMDSEGKSKAGLVTFSDSVIKNAKVYTRPHVSIDRKKKTSLERSLFNEEIVYTDKVEVKAIVRGEHELWKNTLLFLRDVGYFIGQGKSRGIGYIKLDEEESVYAKAEIGKKAEFNPLKEFLK